The Chryseobacterium aureum genome contains a region encoding:
- a CDS encoding zincin-like metallopeptidase toxin domain-containing protein, whose protein sequence is MIQRLEYVLSRNIDSPLGENSVFYETFVVPPELKDSYPKSEKYSIVHHQAVFCKSGIEVFDRYEKDKIESDYFTIYYEETSKSTSNFFGTACRVKMGDYARQRLIKDYNSKGKTINYDGNTVDGSVSDFNGLIKLIAKDYGIDDTLLKGAIYLEILEKSKINEAFKKVSSLNNQLADWLKGGIEATEKWKFTEENYDYIKFYVEPMYNNYQNKIGASGFPKQEVKYKPIIPVPFPCNEYKNMSDNQQGIAEIGLKKLSEFVASFDEISTAAVFNIVAATPTIADDILFAVTFLVKNFIEDNMPDSIKNIYNQLKVLFKEVQDIVSDIGSIITEKLNQEIAKINAFLCGILNGLISLVQLIIMLLAMIVDNIPIFELEKVSALELAKYQEKLEFIEDFVDLFDKNAKDFLNGIKKLFTDEKTWKDISTFISGLAKKISNYNEYFWAYFIGGVAFELILDAVIAYFTGGSSLVAEASAKISRLTAKAEQAGAKALNFSKNLGKKIVNTAQDLYKWLEKEFLEMIEAIKNGKVAEWIKKKIDAIFGSGNRIQDEVVEDIEELFRKINDGFGFDGGRLLTVKELKKLRKLLKELYDVDLKIVDKDFGMKQKLKDWNARGVVGSFNSRLKTMFVRSEVSELTVFHEMVHMKTWKRLPPEEYAKLPLWEDETIVWDAIWKTKEKWTKIELVDSYEYMNKFREESGISKIIVEEMEELVKLRKLGILK, encoded by the coding sequence ATGATACAGAGATTAGAGTATGTTTTAAGCAGAAACATTGACAGTCCTTTAGGAGAAAACAGTGTATTTTATGAAACCTTTGTTGTTCCTCCAGAGTTAAAAGATAGCTATCCCAAATCTGAAAAATACAGTATAGTTCATCATCAGGCTGTTTTTTGTAAAAGTGGAATAGAAGTTTTTGACAGGTACGAAAAGGATAAAATAGAGTCTGACTACTTCACTATTTACTACGAGGAGACTTCCAAAAGTACCAGTAATTTTTTTGGTACAGCTTGTAGGGTGAAAATGGGAGATTATGCAAGGCAAAGATTAATAAAGGACTATAATAGTAAAGGAAAAACGATTAACTATGATGGCAATACAGTAGATGGAAGTGTCTCAGATTTTAATGGTCTCATCAAACTAATTGCCAAAGATTATGGAATTGATGATACACTATTGAAAGGTGCTATTTATTTAGAAATACTTGAAAAAAGTAAAATCAACGAAGCTTTTAAAAAAGTATCTTCACTAAACAATCAATTGGCAGACTGGTTAAAAGGAGGTATTGAAGCCACTGAAAAATGGAAATTTACAGAGGAAAACTACGATTACATCAAGTTTTATGTAGAACCCATGTATAACAACTACCAAAACAAAATTGGGGCAAGTGGCTTTCCAAAACAAGAAGTAAAATACAAACCTATTATTCCTGTTCCGTTCCCTTGCAATGAGTATAAAAACATGTCTGACAATCAACAAGGGATTGCAGAAATAGGATTGAAAAAACTTTCAGAGTTTGTTGCCTCGTTTGATGAAATCTCCACTGCTGCTGTTTTCAACATAGTTGCAGCAACCCCTACTATTGCTGATGATATTTTGTTTGCTGTTACATTTCTTGTAAAAAACTTTATAGAGGATAACATGCCTGACAGTATAAAAAATATTTACAATCAGTTAAAAGTATTATTTAAAGAAGTTCAGGATATTGTTTCAGATATAGGAAGTATAATCACAGAAAAATTAAACCAAGAAATTGCAAAAATCAATGCTTTTCTCTGTGGAATACTCAATGGACTTATCTCTTTGGTTCAATTGATTATCATGCTTTTAGCAATGATAGTTGACAATATTCCTATCTTTGAATTAGAGAAAGTGAGTGCTTTGGAATTAGCAAAATATCAGGAGAAACTTGAATTCATAGAAGACTTTGTAGATTTATTTGATAAAAATGCAAAAGATTTCCTTAATGGGATTAAAAAACTCTTCACAGATGAAAAGACATGGAAAGATATTTCTACTTTTATCTCAGGTTTAGCTAAAAAAATTTCTAACTACAACGAGTATTTCTGGGCTTACTTCATTGGAGGAGTTGCCTTTGAATTGATTTTAGATGCTGTTATTGCTTACTTTACAGGTGGAAGCTCATTAGTTGCTGAAGCATCTGCAAAAATCAGTAGATTAACAGCCAAAGCAGAACAGGCAGGAGCAAAAGCACTAAATTTCTCTAAAAACTTAGGAAAGAAAATTGTAAATACAGCACAAGACCTCTATAAATGGCTTGAAAAAGAGTTTCTTGAAATGATAGAAGCTATAAAGAATGGGAAAGTTGCAGAATGGATTAAAAAGAAAATTGATGCTATATTTGGAAGTGGAAATAGAATTCAAGACGAAGTAGTTGAGGATATTGAGGAGCTTTTCAGAAAAATTAATGATGGTTTTGGATTTGATGGAGGAAGATTGCTAACCGTAAAAGAGCTTAAAAAGCTTCGAAAATTGCTAAAGGAACTTTATGATGTAGATTTGAAAATCGTAGATAAGGACTTTGGCATGAAGCAAAAGCTTAAAGACTGGAATGCAAGAGGTGTAGTGGGTTCTTTCAATTCAAGACTTAAAACCATGTTTGTACGTTCTGAAGTTTCAGAGTTAACAGTTTTTCATGAAATGGTTCACATGAAGACATGGAAAAGATTACCCCCTGAAGAGTATGCAAAATTACCTCTTTGGGAAGATGAAACAATAGTTTGGGATGCTATCTGGAAAACAAAAGAAAAATGGACAAAAATTGAACTTGTAGATTCCTATGAGTATATGAATAAATTTAGGGAGGAATCTGGAATAAGCAAAATTATCGTTGAAGAAATGGAAGAGTTGGTTAAATTAAGAAAATTAGGAATATTAAAATAA